A genomic window from Ischnura elegans chromosome 10, ioIscEleg1.1, whole genome shotgun sequence includes:
- the LOC124166810 gene encoding pro-resilin-like, giving the protein MKAWFLLLALVAISSAEPPAPQYSAPSAVADYMSPPPSSNYGAPSSQYGAPSSQYGAPSSQYGAPSSQYGAPAPSSQYGAPSSQYGAPSSQYGAPQKKDSGYRKTSSAPAAKTSIRFGSPGRKGYSKPSAKYGAPSALQTKAIFASAPSQQYGAPSQQYGAPSQQYGAPSQQYGAPAQQYGAPSSGQHSSGNGGYHSAPSAQYGAPAAGNGGYSYGKANKDDDMSEPASYQFKYEVKDEEEGAEFGHEEEREGDEAKGEYRVLLPDGRTQVVTYTADERGYLPEIRFEEAKGGYGRGPQNGYY; this is encoded by the exons ATGAAG GCGTGGTTTTTGCTTCTCGCCCTTGTGGCTATCTCTTCCGCCGAGCCTCCTGCACCACAGTATAGCGCACCCTCAGCAGTTGCGGACTACATGAGCCCACCACCCTCATCGAATTACGGTGCACCATCTAGCCAGTACGGAGCGCCATCTAGCCAATACGGAGCCCCATCTAGCCAATACGGAGCCCCATCTAGCCAGTATGGAGCCCCTGCCCCATCAAGTCAGTATGGAGCCCCATCCAGCCAGTATGGAGCCCCATCCAGCCAGTATGGAGCCCCCCAGAAGAAGGACTCAGGATACCGCAAGACATCTTCGGCACCAGCTGCCAAGACCTCCATCCGCTTCGGAAGCCCTGGTCGCAAGGGCTACAGCAAGCCATCAGCCAAGTACGGAGCTCCCTCCGCCCTGCAGACCAAGGCCATCTTCGCATCAGCTCCATCCCAGCAGTACGGTGCCCCATCCCAGCAGTATGGTGCCCCATCCCAACAGTACGGTGCCCCATCCCAACAATACGGTGCCCCAGCTCAACAGTACGGTGCCCCCAGCTCCGGCCAGCACAGCAGCGGAAACGGAGGATACCATTCTGCCCCCTCCGCCCAGTACGGAGCTCCCGCAGCAGGCAATGGAGGTTACTCTTACGGCAAGGCCAACAAGGACGATGACATGTCG GAGCCCGCCAGCTACCAATTCAAGTACGAGGTCAAGGACGAGGAAGAAGGTGCCGAGTTCGGACACGAGGAGGAGCGCGAGGGTGACGAAGCGAAGGGTGAATACAGGGTTCTGCTTCCTGACGGCAGGACACAGGTTGTGACCTACACCGCTGACGAGAGGGGGTACCTCCCGGAGATCAGGTTCGAGGAGGCCAAGGGAGGGTACGGACGAGGTCCCCAAAACGGATACTACTAG